From the genome of Papaver somniferum cultivar HN1 chromosome 2, ASM357369v1, whole genome shotgun sequence, one region includes:
- the LOC113353079 gene encoding peroxidase 72-like gives MACSTSTSLFQVVLFLVVFAPICCFSHKLSGPGGASTSSSYNLYPQFYNRSCPRAKEIVKSVVAKAVAKEARMAASLLRLHFHDCFVKGCDASLLLDSGGSIISEKNSIPNKNSVRGFDVIDDIKSALEKECPQTVSCADILALAARDSTVLAGGPNWEVPLGRRDARGASLSGSNQNIPAPNNTFQTILTKFKLKGLNVVDLVALSGSHTIGQARCTSFKQRLYGQSNSKRPDFSLNQVYANQLRPRCPRSGGDQNLFVMDFVSPTKFDNYHYKNLLASKGLFSSDQVLTKNQASMELVKKYASNNELFFKDFAESMVKMGNITPLTGLRGEIRKSCRRINSNQVKFSVGIINNITKI, from the exons ATGGCTTGCTCTACTAGTACTAGTTTGTTTCAGGTGGTCCTTTTCCTTGTAGTTTTTGCTCCAATTTGTTGCTTCTCTCATAAGCTCAGCGGCCCCGGTGGTGCAAGTACAAGTAGTAGTTATAACCTCTACCCTCAATTTTACAACCGTTCATGCCCCAGAGCTAAGGAAATCGTTAAATCAGTGGTGGCGAAGGCCGTGGCTAAAGAAGCTCGCATGGCAGCTTCATTGCTTAGGCTCCATTTCCATGACTGTTTCGTCAAG GGCTGCGATGCATCACTGCTGTTAGACTCCGGCGGAAGCATAATTAGTGAGAAGAATTCAATCCCAAACAAGAACTCAGTAAGAGGATTCGATGTCATTGACGACATAAAATCTGCATTGGAGAAGGAATGCCCACAAACCGTCTCATGTGCTGATATTTTAGCCTTAGCTGCTAGAGATTCAACTGTTTTG GCTGGTGGTCCAAACTGGGAGGTCCCATTGGGAAGAAGAGATGCGAGAGGTGCAAGTTTAAGTGGCTCCAACCAAAACATTCCTGCACCAAACAATACATTCCAGACGATTCTCACTAAGTTCAAGCTAAAGGGGCTCAATGTAGTCGACCTCGTCGCCTTATCCG GAAGCCACACAATAGGACAGGCTAGGTGCACTAGTTTCAAGCAAAGATTATACGGCCAGTCCAATAGTAAGCGACCTGATTTCTCTCTTAATCAAGTTTATGCTAATCAATTGCGTCCCCGATGCCCAAGATCTGGCGGTGACCAGAACCTCTTTGTCATGGACTTCGTTAGCCCTACGAAATTCGACAACTACCACTACAAGAATCTTTTAGCTTCCAAGGGTTTGTTCAGTTCTGACCAAGTTCTAACTAAGAACCAAGCTTCAATGGAGTTGGTTAAGAAATATGCCTCAAATAATGAGCTATTTTTCAAGGACTTTGCTGAATCTATGGTGAAGATGGGTAACATTACCCCGTTGACGGGTTTAAGAGGAGAGATCAGGAAGAGCTGCAGGAGAATTAATTCTAACCAAGTCAAATTTTCAGTTGGAATTATAAATAATATCACCAAAATATGA